One Halococcus salifodinae DSM 8989 DNA window includes the following coding sequences:
- a CDS encoding DUF7342 family protein produces the protein MAENAPGIEAWKEHTSAFDRVRSVAEAVTQPRSASSIADEALVAENTARSHLERLVEMNVLLKTDREGTALYTPDPLYVRIRTLRDLLEEYDHDGLIGLKADLQKRIETWREEYHVDAPETLRERAAGAEQVEQTSEIRTIASEWELTRYRLTIVEDAIENYGTYSRDDRATA, from the coding sequence ATGGCAGAAAACGCACCCGGTATCGAAGCGTGGAAAGAACACACGAGCGCGTTCGATCGGGTTCGGTCAGTCGCGGAGGCGGTCACACAGCCCCGATCAGCATCGTCTATCGCAGACGAGGCCCTCGTTGCAGAGAACACGGCTCGCAGTCATCTCGAACGACTCGTTGAGATGAACGTCCTCCTGAAGACCGACCGCGAAGGGACGGCGCTGTACACGCCCGATCCGCTCTACGTCCGGATACGGACGCTCCGTGACCTCCTTGAGGAGTACGACCACGATGGCCTCATCGGGCTCAAAGCGGATCTCCAGAAACGAATCGAGACGTGGCGCGAGGAATACCACGTCGACGCTCCGGAAACGCTCCGTGAACGTGCTGCGGGGGCCGAACAGGTCGAACAAACCAGCGAGATTCGCACGATTGCAAGTGAGTGGGAACTCACCAGGTATCGCCTCACGATCGTCGAGGATGCCATCGAAAACTACGGGACATATAGTCGTGACGACAGGGCAACAGCGTAG
- a CDS encoding DUF7282 domain-containing protein translates to MVTFIGIGLVMGVLIGPVTAAGAENATNASITLDQQTTNGSTLVVRSVTVPEGGFVVVHGSSYLKGYGVSDAIAVSEYLGPGTHENVTVRLSTRVPGSLDDRRRLTVSDRVGATVHRDTNDNHRLEYYRADAKRAIDQPYGGLAHPVEDTAFATITGSRAAPDVRSADERVAIRFADQSADNATLTVAAVTLPRGGYVSVHTAAYLPPRNESIESTIGVSKRLEPGTHRNVTVHLFADTADRTAGGEQATARGERTTTGERETNHTDHTVRNRQTLVAVGRYDTGRNGTFEFVTTGGREDPGYVTENGSLAIAQAIVGLDDQRPTTAGTLPVTPHSEALTTDTVERREPYTTSGSTTDSGRRAEGGSTTGSADAGGNGPFAMLPNPLYLGAVGLLFVMLGLLARIDT, encoded by the coding sequence GTGGTCACTTTCATCGGGATCGGACTCGTGATGGGCGTCCTGATCGGTCCAGTCACTGCCGCGGGAGCGGAGAACGCGACGAACGCTTCGATCACGCTCGACCAGCAGACAACGAACGGATCGACGCTCGTGGTTCGATCCGTCACGGTCCCCGAAGGCGGCTTCGTGGTCGTCCACGGCAGCAGTTATCTGAAAGGATACGGCGTTAGCGACGCGATCGCCGTTTCTGAGTACTTGGGACCCGGAACCCACGAGAACGTCACCGTTCGCCTTTCGACGCGGGTGCCGGGAAGCCTCGATGATCGTCGGCGACTCACCGTGAGCGATCGAGTCGGGGCGACGGTTCACCGGGATACCAACGATAACCACCGCCTGGAGTACTATCGTGCCGACGCCAAGAGGGCTATCGATCAGCCCTATGGCGGGCTTGCACACCCTGTCGAGGACACCGCCTTCGCGACCATCACGGGTTCACGCGCCGCTCCCGACGTTCGCTCGGCTGACGAGCGTGTTGCCATCCGGTTTGCCGACCAGTCGGCCGACAACGCGACACTCACCGTTGCAGCGGTCACGCTTCCGCGTGGTGGCTACGTGAGCGTCCACACCGCTGCGTACCTCCCGCCGAGAAACGAGAGCATCGAGAGCACGATCGGCGTCTCGAAGCGACTCGAGCCGGGCACACATCGAAACGTCACAGTTCACCTCTTTGCAGACACGGCCGACCGAACGGCTGGGGGCGAACAGGCGACGGCTAGAGGAGAACGGACGACGACTGGAGAGAGGGAGACGAACCACACAGACCACACAGTACGGAATCGACAGACGCTCGTCGCTGTTGGTCGTTACGACACCGGCCGAAACGGAACGTTCGAATTCGTCACCACTGGGGGACGAGAGGATCCGGGGTACGTCACCGAAAACGGCTCGCTGGCCATCGCACAGGCGATTGTCGGTCTGGACGATCAGCGACCGACCACCGCGGGGACACTCCCCGTGACGCCCCACTCGGAGGCCCTGACCACAGACACAGTCGAAAGGCGCGAACCGTACACAACCAGCGGATCCACGACCGATTCCGGGCGACGAGCTGAGGGTGGATCCACCACCGGATCCGCAGACGCTGGGGGGAATGGCCCGTTCGCCATGCTACCGAATCCACTCTACCTCGGCGCTGTTGGCCTGCTTTTCGTCATGCTCGGTCTCCTCGCGAGGATCGATACGTAA
- a CDS encoding ArsR family transcriptional regulator yields the protein MRPLIAWMTPTDNTILDFLSGHERDGFCAPPKVVAVNTEFSASHVRKRVLKLNKADLLENLSSPQGYYQLTNLGHRYLAGELTIQEGEKLDRFDSSDSRS from the coding sequence ATGCGTCCACTGATTGCTTGGATGACTCCTACAGATAATACCATCTTGGATTTTTTATCAGGACACGAACGTGATGGATTCTGTGCACCACCTAAGGTGGTTGCAGTTAATACTGAATTCTCAGCAAGCCATGTTCGAAAACGTGTGTTGAAACTCAATAAGGCTGATTTGCTAGAAAATCTCAGCAGTCCCCAGGGATACTACCAACTTACGAACCTCGGACACCGCTATCTTGCTGGTGAGCTCACTATTCAAGAGGGTGAAAAATTAGATCGATTTGATAGCAGTGACTCTCGCAGTTAG